The sequence TGTCACCCGTGACCGCAAACGGACCGAAAGTCTCGGGCGAGCCTTGGTTGGTCACGCTCAGGGAGAAACTGCCGTTCGGGTAGGCCGCGTCCATCTCCTCCTTGCTGGCGAACCCGTCTTGGTCCAGGTCGAAGGAGCCCTCCGCGCCGGAAATCGCCACCGCGCCGTCCGAACCGGGATAGGTCACGCTCGCAGCGGAGACTTGGGCGTCGCCCGAAACCCCGGCCCCAAAGCCCCATTCCACCGGCCCTGCAGCCGGCTCGTTGCCGAACTGCCGGTGGACCTTTTCCTTGATCAGATAGACAAATTCAATGTCGGCTTGGGCGGAGGAGAGCAAGCTCAGGCAAATGCTCGCGAGAGCCCATTGGCAAAGTCTTTTCATAGCGCTTTCACAGGAGAGTAAACGAGGAGGCGGAAAGGAGAGAGTAGGCAGGATTCAGATATTCGCAACCCTTTCCCAGAAAAGTGCTTGGCGTTCAACCGACGGGCCAGGGATCTCCTACCGTCAGAATTTCCGAACCTCCTCAAGCCCCTGCCCCAGGGCTTTAGATCCCTCCTCCAAAGCGATGCCTCTGCTCTCCTCCAAACACTACCTCTTGGCGCTGCACCGGCAGCCTCACTTCACGGGCTTGCTGGCGTCCACCTTCGCCCTCGGCACCGCCTTCTCGTTCGCGGTACCCTTCCTTTCAAAATGGGGGCTGGAAGCGGTTGGCATGAGCCCGCGACAATTCGGCCTCTTCATGACCGCCACCTCGCTCTGCGCCATTTTCGCCAGCACGGGCCTGGCCCGACTCTCCGACACTCGCTTCTCCCGCCGGCGGATGCTGCTGGTCGGCAGCCTAGGCGGCGTGTCCGGATTCGCAGGCTATGCCCTTGTACGCGACCCTTTTATCCTGCTGCTTATCGGCTGCAGCCTGCACGCGGTCGCTTCCATCTGCTTCGCCCAGCTCTTTTCCCACGTTCGGGAATCGTACCAATATTCTGGAGACAAGCAAAAGACCTCCAGCATCAGCCTAAGCGTCGTACGCGTCACCTTCTCCTTCTCGTGGACAGTCGGCCCTGCCCTCGGCGCCACCATGCTGATAGCGTTCGGCTTCCGCGGCCTCTTCCTCGCCGCATCCCTTCTCTACGCGCTCTTCCTGCTTGGCATCCTTCGCTTCGTCCCCGAGAAAAAGCCCGCCAGGCCCGACCGCTCCAGTCCCCAGACCAGCCTATGGAAAACCCTGCGCCACCCGCGATTGCTGCTCAGCTTTCTCTCCTTCGCCGCCGTCTTCGCCGCCAACGCCATCAACATGATGAACCTGCCGCTGGCAATTACGCGCAGCCTCAACGGAAAGGAGAGCGATCTCGGCATCGTGTTCGCAATCGGCCCCGTCGCTGAAATCCCCCTCATGATTTGGTTCGGGCAACTCGCAAGCAGGGGCCACCAACTGATGCTCATCAAGCTGGGCTTCCTAATCACCAGCCTCTACTTTGCCGGGCTCTACCTCTCCTCCTCCCCGTGGCATGTATACGCCCTGCAACTACTGAGCGGAGCCTCCTTCGCCATCCTTTCCAACGTCGCGATCCTCTACTTCCAGGACCTCGCCCCAAATCAGATGGGGCTAGCGACCTCCCTCTTCTCCAACGCAGGAGCGACCGGCAACCTCCTCGGCATGCTGTCGTTCGGCTTCCTCGTGGAGCAATGGGGCAACCAAGGCACCTTCCTGGCCTGCTGCGCCGTGGCAAGCATCGGCCTCGCCCTTATCCTCAGCGTCAAGGAGCCATCCTCGACCTCCCAGCCCTAGAAAAAATCCAGCTTGCGGATGCCGGGACTCAGTAGAGCCAACCGATACGAAAGGAGGCGCCCACGAAAACCAAGAGCAGCGAAAGGACCGTAATGAGGGCCGCGTGCCACCGCAGCGCGCCGATCCCCAATTTCTCTACCTTCGGAAAAAGCCTGAACCGCAAGTCGACGCCCAAGCCGAGCAGCGCCGCAAGCAGGATCAGCTTCAGCCCAACCAGCCTCCCCATGGGGTTTGAGAAATCCAACCAAGCACCGAAATCCGGCAAGTGCAGATAGCCCAACACGAGCCCCGTCGCTATCGTAGAAAACAGAGCCGGCATTCCGACCGTGGAGTAAAGGGCCTCGATTCGATAAAAGGCCGCACCATCCCGCTCCCTAACCGCTTGGGGCAAGAGCGAACAAGACAGCGCCACCAGCAGGCCAACCCACACGCAAGCCGACACCAAGTGCAGAACAATCAGACTGCCGTATATGTTTAATCCCATAAGCTGAGGAGCGAAGCTCCACTCGAAATCACAAAAAGCCCCTTCCAGCCCCACCACAACACACAAGTCCCCAACCCCCAGCTTTTCCGCTACCCAAAGACCCCATTCACGTATCCGACCGAACGATACGCCTCGTCCCGCTTCGCCCCTCGCCAAGAAAAGGCGACACTCTAGGTTCCAGCCACCAGCCGAAAACGGCGCGCTTTTTTTTACTGTTCCTCCTCCCCAAAGCGCATCAGCTTAGCAGTGATTTCCCAATAAACGCCTCCGAGCCATCTCTACCACCTTGTCGTCCAACCAGATACGCTTCGTACCGCCGCAGGAAACCCTCCCTCTCGACCAGCTTTCGGACGACGAGCTGGTCGCTTTGTGCAAATGCCAGCTCCCCGACGAGGTCGAAGCCTACCGGGCGCTCGTAAGCCGCTACGAAGGACTGGTTTACAACTTTTGCCTCAAAACCATCGGCTCCCCCCAAGACGCCGAGGAAGTCGCCCAGGACGCCCTCATCCAAGTCTTCCACAAGATCCACCAGTTCGAAGGCCGCTCCGCCTTCAAAACTTGGTTGTATAAAATTGTGCACAATTACTGCCGCAACCGCATCTCTAAGATCGTGAGGAAACGCCAAGTACAGGAAGCCTACGAGGATCACGTGAAAGAAGAGAGTCCCGCCACCGGAAAAAGCAGCCTCCACCAAACCGAAAACAACGCCCGCATCCAGGAGGCGCTGCACCAACTTAAAACGAAGGACAAAGAAATCATCACCTACAAGTTCATGCTGGGAATGACCTTGCAGGAAATCGCAGAAACCTTGGACCTTGGCGCCTCCGCCGCCAAGATGCGCTACTACCGCGCCATGGAAGCCTTCAAGGCCGCCTACGAGCGCACCGCCACCGACGCGCCGCAACCCCTTTCCCCACAGCCCTAAGCAAAAAATGGACAGCTCACACGCACTCTCATTCGACGAAGCCGAATTCCAGCTCCTCTTCGAGCAGGCCGGCCTCACCGACACGCCCGAGCCCAACCCACAGCGGGTCGAAAAGGTCATCGAGCGCAGCCTGCACGAAAAGGCCATCAAGGACACCGCCTCCTTCGTCTTCCAAGGCTTTCCCGCCGTGCTCATGGGCTTCATGGCCGTAGCGGCCAACGCCGTGGGTGAAAAAGACGCCGACTACCGCGCCTAGCCCGCCCCCTCCTCTTTCCATCCAACACTCAAGTTCCTCCAGCCATGATCCCCTTAGCCGCCGCCGACTTTTCCTTCTCCGGATTCATCGAAGAAGTTCGTTCCGCCCTCACCGAGATGGCCAACGACTTCGCCCAGTTCCTCCCCAAGCTGCTGCTCGCCCTCATCCTCCTGCTCATCGGCTACGCGATCGCGAAAGTCCTCTCCAAAATCGTGCGCATCATCTTCGACAAGCTGGGAGTCAACAACCTGCTTGAACGGTCCGGCTTCACCGCCCAGCTGCTGCGCGCAGGCATCAAAGCCAGCCCCGGAGCCTTCACCGCCACCCTGGTCTTTTGGCTGACCATGCTGTTCGTCATCAAGATCGCCGCCCAGTCCGCCTCCATCGAGGACATCTCGGACATCATCATCGCGATCATTTCCTTCATGCCCAACGCGCTCACCGCAGCGCTCATCCTGCTCTTCGGATTCATCGTCGCCGACGTCATCAAAAACGCCGTCTTCAACGCCCTCGACCAAATGGGGCTCGAGTACGCCCGCACCCTTTCCAAGGTCATCTTCGGCTTCATCTTCATCCTCATCCTCACGGTCGCCCTCTCCAAAATAAACATCCAAACCGAGCTCCTCAACGCGACCGTCAAGATCCTGCTCGGAGCCCTCGCGCTCGCCCTCGCGCTCGCTCTCGGACTCGGACTCAAGCGCATGGCCGGCAGCATCGTCTCCGGCGTCTACTCCCGCGACATCTACAAGGTCGGCACCCAAATCGAGTTCGAAGGCGAAGAAATGACCATCGCCGGCATCGGACCCGTCACCACCAAGCTCAAACGCAAGGACGGCGGCTTCGTCATCATCCCCAACGAGAAGCTCATCTCCGAACCCGTCCGCGGCCGCTCCGCCGACTAGGACCGCAGCGCCCCCCGTTTTTTTGAAACCACCCCTTTTTCGGGGTGGTTTTTTCATGTCCGGGCAAGCCCCCCGTTGCAGCCTTAGATGCCAGCAAACTTCGGCCCGACCAAAAAAACTGTGACAAAGCTCGGCCTCTCCTAAGTCCAAAGGAACGAACCAACTCACTTCGCTTCAGCTGCAGACCGCATGGACTCGCCGAAGCAGACAACTCGACTTCGTAACATGCCTTTCGAAACCAAATGGGAACCCAACGGATTCTACGCCCGCTTCTGGGGCGACGTCCGCATCGATGAAATCGCTGCCAAAAACCGGCACTTTTCCAACAGCCCACGCAGCGACAAAGCCCACTACCAGATCTTCGACGGATCCGAGATCACCTCCATCGTGCTTCCGCCCAACGGGATAAACGAAATAGCATCCCACGACATCGGCATGGGATACTACATGAAGAATCTTTCCGTGATTCACATCGGCTCCAATCCCGAAGTTCGGGAGTTCTACGAAAGATACATCTCGACCTGCCTTCGCTTGAACCTCACCTGGAAGTTCCAAATCTGCCAAACTCTCGAACAAGCGAGAACATGGATCCAGCAGCAGGAAAAACGCCGTGGGGAAGAGCTCGAGCAGGCCGCCACTCCCCCCTTCTACTTCAACCCGAATTTCTAGCGGCGACTCATCAAGCCACCTCGAGAATCTTGCAGAGATCCAAATTCCTGATACGCAGGCAAACAAAACGGGCTCCAACCCCAGCCGGGATGCAGAATCCCCGACAACGAGACTTTTCCTAGGATGGCAGGGAGACCCCTTCGCGCGGTACCTTCTCCCGAGCGCCCTCCGTTCGGTTTGGTATCCGCACGACAAACACCGTCTTTCCTCTTTCTGTCTCGCAAGAAATCGCTCCGTCGTGGGCTTGCACAAACTCCTTGGCAATCGCCAGGCCCAAGCCCGTGCCCGATCGCTTCCCGCTCGTCTTGAAGGGTTCGAAAAGCTGCTCCGCAATTTCCTTGCCGACTCCGGGACCATTGTCCGAGACGGAAATAGAAGTCTCCTGCGAAGAGACCTCCACCGTCACCACCACCACGGGATTCGCCACCTCCGCTTGGCCCAAGGCTTCTATCGCATTCTTGACCAAGTTCACGACCACTCGACTCACCTTCACCGTATCCAGACTGACATCACCCTCCCCCAATAGACGGCATTCGACCGACACCCATTCCAAATCGTCACACAATGGAAGGATCTCACTATTCAAGATCCCCATAAACTCTTCCGCAGATACCGTTTCGATCTTGGGCTCCAAAGTGCGCACGTAATCTAGCATGTCGCTGATCATGGAGAGCGACTTGCGGGTAGAATCGCTCATGCGCTGAACCAGCCATTCGTCGTCGACTCCGATCTCCGACTTTCCCGTCAGCAGGTCGCTACAAGTCTTGATCGTGCAAATGGGCGACCTCAGGTCATGGGCCAACATCGTCATGCTTCGCCCGATATCGCTCAGGCGGTTGCGCTGCATCAAGGTCGTATTCAGTTCCTCGTTACGACGCACCAGCTCTTGCGTTCGTCGTCGCACCACTGCCCGCAAAACCAAGGTCGAAACCAAAAGCCCGGCGCAAATCGACGCCACGAGCAAACTTTGCCAAAAGTAAGATTCCAAAAACTTTGGGCGATGATTCAACAACACGCTGCCCGCAGGCAAAAGCGACTCCTCCATGCCAAACCGACGCAACAAGCGATCGTCGAAGGCGAAAGCGTACAAACCCGCGCCGTAAGCGTCCGCCGGCAGCAAGGCATCTCCTCTCAGCAAGCGCAACCCTTGCGCTGCGGCCATGCGCCCCACCTCTCGCGAGATCATTATCTTACCTCCCAAAACGCCCTCCAGCATCAAGGTGTCCCACATCGTGTAGAATTTCAGGTCAAGGCCTTCGATGAGATGCGGCATCGTAACAGCTGGAACAGCAGGCTCTCCCCCCCGACCACGGAAATAAGGAGTCAACACCACCGGACTCCCCTGCGGTAAAGCTTCAAGCTGCTCTCGGATTTCCCCAAAGCTTCCCCCGATAAAATCGAGCCGCTCCCAAACCCCCAATTGCTTCGCCGCCACTTCCAAAAGCTCGCCACTGTTTTCGCTCCCGTCGCTGAGCTCGTCGTGCACGACGCGAATCTTCGTCCCGGGATCCACCGAGCAAATGAAGTCGAGTGCCTCCGCGAAGTTCTGCTCCGGCAGGAGCACGTATCCCGAGACGTCCTGCTCCGCTCGCTTCCGCTCCAGCTCGACGCTGGAAACCAAGTTCAAGCGCTTCGCCTCCGGATGGAAAGCCCTAAACCGTTCGCCCCAACGAGTCGCCCCGTCGCCAAACAGAACCAGCAAATCGAGCGGCTCCACGTACTTCTCCCGCAAATAGCGCTCAAAGTTCGCTTCATGGCTCGCTCCGCTAAAAGTGGGATAGGACAAATACTCCCGATACAAAACCGTCTCCGCTCCCAAGCCCTCCGCCAGCCCCGCCATAAATCCAGCTTGGAACGGAACGTCTTCCGCGTACGGACCGATCGCCAGCACCCTTTTGGCAGGGTCCTGGGCTTGCGCGGCTTCCCCACATGCCAATGCGAACGCCAGCAAACCCAAGGGCACACACACCCTGGCGCGGCCCCTCAGATCGGCAAGCAATCCAACCAGCCGAAGACAAGGCATAAACATTCATATACTTACACCAGATTCCGCCAATTCCAAGTGCAGCGAAACGAAGTTCATATTGCCCCTAGGCCCACGCAACAAGGCGGCTTCGCCTTCTACTTAGTGCCTACAGAAAACTACTAAATCCAATTTTCCAACTCGAGTATCCTCACCAACACTACAGCCCATCG comes from Pelagicoccus enzymogenes and encodes:
- a CDS encoding CopD family protein, whose protein sequence is MGLNIYGSLIVLHLVSACVWVGLLVALSCSLLPQAVRERDGAAFYRIEALYSTVGMPALFSTIATGLVLGYLHLPDFGAWLDFSNPMGRLVGLKLILLAALLGLGVDLRFRLFPKVEKLGIGALRWHAALITVLSLLLVFVGASFRIGWLY
- a CDS encoding sensor histidine kinase; the encoded protein is MACGEAAQAQDPAKRVLAIGPYAEDVPFQAGFMAGLAEGLGAETVLYREYLSYPTFSGASHEANFERYLREKYVEPLDLLVLFGDGATRWGERFRAFHPEAKRLNLVSSVELERKRAEQDVSGYVLLPEQNFAEALDFICSVDPGTKIRVVHDELSDGSENSGELLEVAAKQLGVWERLDFIGGSFGEIREQLEALPQGSPVVLTPYFRGRGGEPAVPAVTMPHLIEGLDLKFYTMWDTLMLEGVLGGKIMISREVGRMAAAQGLRLLRGDALLPADAYGAGLYAFAFDDRLLRRFGMEESLLPAGSVLLNHRPKFLESYFWQSLLVASICAGLLVSTLVLRAVVRRRTQELVRRNEELNTTLMQRNRLSDIGRSMTMLAHDLRSPICTIKTCSDLLTGKSEIGVDDEWLVQRMSDSTRKSLSMISDMLDYVRTLEPKIETVSAEEFMGILNSEILPLCDDLEWVSVECRLLGEGDVSLDTVKVSRVVVNLVKNAIEALGQAEVANPVVVVTVEVSSQETSISVSDNGPGVGKEIAEQLFEPFKTSGKRSGTGLGLAIAKEFVQAHDGAISCETERGKTVFVVRIPNRTEGAREKVPREGVSLPS
- a CDS encoding sugar efflux transporter, encoding MPLLSSKHYLLALHRQPHFTGLLASTFALGTAFSFAVPFLSKWGLEAVGMSPRQFGLFMTATSLCAIFASTGLARLSDTRFSRRRMLLVGSLGGVSGFAGYALVRDPFILLLIGCSLHAVASICFAQLFSHVRESYQYSGDKQKTSSISLSVVRVTFSFSWTVGPALGATMLIAFGFRGLFLAASLLYALFLLGILRFVPEKKPARPDRSSPQTSLWKTLRHPRLLLSFLSFAAVFAANAINMMNLPLAITRSLNGKESDLGIVFAIGPVAEIPLMIWFGQLASRGHQLMLIKLGFLITSLYFAGLYLSSSPWHVYALQLLSGASFAILSNVAILYFQDLAPNQMGLATSLFSNAGATGNLLGMLSFGFLVEQWGNQGTFLACCAVASIGLALILSVKEPSSTSQP
- a CDS encoding mechanosensitive ion channel family protein, which produces MIPLAAADFSFSGFIEEVRSALTEMANDFAQFLPKLLLALILLLIGYAIAKVLSKIVRIIFDKLGVNNLLERSGFTAQLLRAGIKASPGAFTATLVFWLTMLFVIKIAAQSASIEDISDIIIAIISFMPNALTAALILLFGFIVADVIKNAVFNALDQMGLEYARTLSKVIFGFIFILILTVALSKINIQTELLNATVKILLGALALALALALGLGLKRMAGSIVSGVYSRDIYKVGTQIEFEGEEMTIAGIGPVTTKLKRKDGGFVIIPNEKLISEPVRGRSAD
- a CDS encoding RNA polymerase sigma factor is translated as MSSNQIRFVPPQETLPLDQLSDDELVALCKCQLPDEVEAYRALVSRYEGLVYNFCLKTIGSPQDAEEVAQDALIQVFHKIHQFEGRSAFKTWLYKIVHNYCRNRISKIVRKRQVQEAYEDHVKEESPATGKSSLHQTENNARIQEALHQLKTKDKEIITYKFMLGMTLQEIAETLDLGASAAKMRYYRAMEAFKAAYERTATDAPQPLSPQP